From the Tripterygium wilfordii isolate XIE 37 chromosome 6, ASM1340144v1, whole genome shotgun sequence genome, one window contains:
- the LOC120000969 gene encoding cyclin-A3-2-like isoform X2: MADQENVRITRAAKRRAAVNTEELPVSKKRVVLGELSNVLNVVVSVNPSLGNEPQKRKSRAKAKAKKALVSTKVKSTTEDVGEKPDIDVGSDDPKMCGPYATDICDYLHKMEVESKRRPLPDYIEKVQKDVTPNMRGILVDWQKLQLLGVSSMLIASKYEEISPKSVEEFCYITDNTYTKDEVVKMEACILKSLKFELGNTTIKTFLRRFIRIAQEDDKNLNLQLEFLSYYLAELSLLDYECIKFLPSLVAASVIFLARFMMQPKLYPWNLMLQKFLGYRTGDMKDCVLIIHNLYLSRRGGGLRVVREKYKQHKFKCVATIPSPPEIPASFLEDLKE; encoded by the exons ATGGCTGACCAGGAGAATGTGCGCATCACTCGGGCTGCCAAGAGGAGGGCGGCGGTGAACACGGAGGAGCTGCCGGTGTCCAAGAAGCGGGTGGTGTTGGGGGAGTTGTCGAACGTGTTGAACGTCGTCGTTTCGGTGAATCCCAGTTTGGGAAATGAGCCGCAGAAGAGGAAATCTAGGGCAAAAGCCAAGGCAAAGAAGGCTTTGGTGAGTACGAAGGTGAAGTCAACGACGGAGGATGTTGGTGAGAAGCCTGATATCGATGTCGGGTCTGATGATCCTAAGATGTGCGGGCCTTATGCGACGGACATATGTGACTATCTGCATAAGATGGAG GTGGAATCAAAGAGAAGACCATTACCTGATTACATTGAGAAAGTGCAAAAGGATGTCACTCCCAATATGAGAGGGATTCTGGTGGATTG GCAGAAGCTTCAGTTGTTGGGCGTGTCTTCAATGCTCATTGCCTC aaaatatgaagaaatcAGCCCTAAAAGTGTGGAAGAGTTTTGCTACATTACAGATAATACTTACACCAAGGATGAG GTGGTGAAGATGGAGGCTTGTATACTTAAGTCCTTGAAGTTTGAATTGGGGAATACTACTATAAAGACATTTCTAAG GAGATTCATCAGGATTGCACAAGAGGATGACAAA AATTTAAACTTGCAACTTGAGTTCCTGAGCTACTACCTTGCCGAGTTAAGCTTGCTGGACTACGAATGCATAAAATTTTTACCTTCTTTAGTGGCTGCCTCGGTTATTTTTCTAGCCAGATTTATGATGCAACCTAAATTGTATCCTTGG AACTTGATGCTGCAAAAATTCTTGGGTTATAGGACAGGTGATATGAAGGATTGTGTCCTCATAATACACAATTTGTACCTGAGCAGACGTGGAGGGGGATTACGAGTTGTGAGAGAAAAGTACAAGCAACATAAG TTCAAATGCGTGGCAACCATTCCTTCTCCTCCAGAAATACCAGCTTCCTTTTTGGAAGATTTGAAGGAATGA
- the LOC120000463 gene encoding cytochrome P450 81Q32-like, with protein sequence METLLLYLPIFLALYVFTNKLFHKIRNLPPSPYPPFPIIGHLYLLKKPLHRTLSTFNSHGSVLFFQFGFRPVLVVSSPEATEECLTKNDIIFANRPRLALGKYLAYNYTQLAWAPYGSHWRNLRRISSIEMLSTHRLQMLCDVRAEEIRSLIHGLLSKKDERVCMRTLFFEITFNLMMRMIAGKRYYGENVGDLEEARKFHNTMTESQRVVGPANNIGDFLPFMRWIGLGVKVKELQELQRKRDEFVQNLIEEHRKKMVSDCSSLSGGRKTMIDVLLKLQETEPEYYKDEIIRGLVLVLLMAGVDTSVNTMEWAFSLLVNHPQVLKKAQLEINNYVGDNRVMNESDVAQLPYLHGIISETLRMYPAVPLLIPHESSEESTVKGFRIPRGTMLLVNLWSIQNDPKIWENPTSFRPERFEGVEGVRDGFRLMPFGSGRRGCPGEGLAMRMVGLTLGSLIQCFEWERESEQLVDMKEGSGFTLARAQPLYLKCRPRADIVELLSQAH encoded by the exons ATGGAAACCCTCCTCCTCTACCTCCCAATCTTTTTAGCTCTCTATGTCTTCACAAACAAGCTCTTTCACAAGATCCGAAACCTCCCTCCAAGCCCCTACCCTCCTTTCCCCATAATTGGCCATCTCTACCTCCTCAAAAAGCCACTTCACCGAACTCTCTCTACCTTCAACTCCCACGGCTCAGTACTCTTCTTTCAATTCGGATTCCGCCCTGTACTCGTCGTGTCTTCCCCTGAAGCAACTGAAGAATGCCTTACCAAGAACGACATCATCTTCGCCAACCGGCCCCGCCTCGCTTTGGGAAAGTACCTTGCCTACAACTATACTCAGCTCGCATGGGCTCCTTACGGCAGCCACTGGAGGAACCTCAGGAGAATATCGTCTATTGAAATGTTATCAACTCATCGCCTTCAAATGCTCTGCGATGTACGTGCAGAGGAGATCAGATCGTTGATTCATGGTCTTTTGAGTAAAAAAGATGAGAGGGTGTGTATGAGGACTCTGTTCTTCGAAATCACATTCAATTTGATGATGAGAATGATTGCAGGGAAGCGATATTATGGGGAAAACGTAGGGGATTTGGAGGAAGCAAGGAAGTTTCATAATACAATGACAGAGTCGCAGAGGGTCGTAGGCCCTGCTAATAATATTGGAGATTTCTTGCCATTTATGCGGTGGATTGGACTTGGTGTAAAAGTGAAAGAGTTACAAGAGCTTCAGAGAAAGAGGGATGAATTCGTTCAGAATTTGATAGAGGAGCATAGAAAGAAGATGGTCAGTGACTGCAGTTCTTTGTCTGGAGGTAGAAAGACCATGATTGACGTCCTCCTAAAGCTCCAAGAAACAGAACCAGAGTACTATAAGGACGAGATTATCAGAGGCCTCGTGCTT GTTTTGCTGATGGCAGGGGTAGATACCTCTGTGAATACCATGGAGTGGGCATTCTCTCTTTTGGTTAATCATCCCCAAGTTCTAAAGAAGGCCCAATTGGAAATCAACAACTACGTGGGAGACAATCGGGTTATGAATGAATCAGACGTAGCCCAACTTCCATACCTCCATGGAATCATCAGTGAGACTCTGCGGATGTACCCGGCAGTACCACTCCTTATACCTCATGAATCATCAGAGGAATCCACGGTGAAAGGCTTCCGAATCCCTCGTGGCACGATGCTATTGGTCAATCTGTGGAGCATACAAAACGACCCTAAGATCTGGGAGAACCCCACAAGTTTTAGGCCAGAGAGGTTCGAAGGAGTAGAGGGTGTGAGGGATGGGTTTAGGCTAATGCCATTTGGGTCAGGCAGAAGAGGCTGTCCTGGTGAAGGCTTGGCTATGCGTATGGTTGGACTGACTTTGGGTTCTTTGATTCAGTGTTTTGAATGGGAAAGAGAGAGTGAGCAGCTGGTGGACATGAAAGAAGGGTCTGGATTCACCTTGGCTAGAGCTCAACCTTTGTATCTCAAATGTCGGCCACGCGCAGATATTGTTGAGCTTCTCTCTCAAGCCCACTAG
- the LOC120000321 gene encoding F-box protein At1g47056-like: protein MGQSTSTAAFSSRREVSNCYRAKVKPTALISPTLTDESSDFHVSNTAPDYISELPDECLAYIFQSLSSGDRKQCSLVCKRWLTIEGQSRRRLSLNAQACLFPLIPSLFSRFDAVTKLALKCERRSVSIEDDALILISYKCRNLMRLKLRACGELTYTGMETFAKNCKGLKKLSCGSCTFGAKGMNAILNNCASLEELSVKRLRGITDGTAAEPIGPGLVASSLKTLCLKEIYNGQCFGPLIIGAKNLRTLKLFHCSGDWDKLLEVIADQTSGLVEIHLERLQVTDVGLAAISNFPNLEILHLVKTPECTNLGLVSVAERCKLLRKLHIDGWKANRIGDDGLIAVSKFCTNLQELVLIAVNPTKLSLEMLASNCQNLERLALCGSDTVGDAEISCIAAKCIALKKLCIKSCPVSDEGMEALASGCPNLVKVKVKKCKAVTCDGADWLRASRGSLAVNLDTVEPEPQDASASDRGAQENVVEFASVVVAAPIIASRNTGRSASFKSRLACTLRRLSGGNSSSRNIS from the coding sequence ATGGGCCAGTCAACTTCGACGGCCGCATTCTCGAGCCGCCGTGAAGTCAGCAACTGCTACCGAGCCAAGGTCAAACCAACGGCTCTCATCTCTCCAACGCTTACCGATGAATCAAGCGATTTCCATGTCTCCAATACAGCACCCGATTACATCTCCGAGCTACCTGACGAGTGTTTGGCTTACATTTTCCAGTCACTTAGCTCCGGCGACCGGAAACAATGCTCTCTTGTGTGTAAGCGATGGTTGACGATCGAGGGGCAAAGCCGTCGTCGTCTTTCTCTCAACGCTCAAGCATGTCTCTTCCCTCTGATTCCTTCTCTATTCTCTCGATTCGATGCCGTCACGAAACTAGCTCTCAAGTGTGAGCGCAGATCCGTCAGCATCGAAGATGACGCGCTGATTCTCATATCTTACAAATGCCGGAATCTCATGCGCCTCAAGCTACGCGCCTGCGGCGAACTCACATATACCGGAATGGAGACCTTCGCGAAAAATTGCAAGGGTTTGAAGAAACTCTCTTGTGGATCTTGCACCTTCGGAGCCAAAGGGATGAACGCAATCCTTAATAACTGCGCATCGCTGGAAGAATTATCCGTGAAGAGGCTCCGTGGTATCACGGATGGAACTGCGGCCGAGCCGATTGGGCCTGGCTTAGTCGCATCTTCTCTCAAGACGCTTTGCTTAAAGGAGATTTACAATGGACAGTGTTTTGGGCCTCTTATAATTGGGGCAAAGAATCTCAGGACTTTGAAGCTTTTTCACTGCTCTGGTGATTGGGACAAGCTTCTTGAAGTTATTGCGGATCAAACCTCCGGTTTAGTTGAGATCCATCTCGAGAGGCTCCAGGTCACCGATGTTGGCCTTGCAGCCATCTCTAATTTTCCGAATCTGGAGATCTTGCACCTTGTCAAAACCCCAGAGTGCACCAATTTAGGGCTCGTTTCAGTCGCAGAGCGTTGCAAATTATTAAGGAAGCTTCACATTGATGGATGGAAGGCTAACAGAATAGGTGACGACGGTCTAATTGCTGTGTCTAAGTTTTGCACTAATTTGCAAGAATTGGTTCTTATTGCAGTCAATCCCACAAAACTGAGCTTAGAAATGCTGGCATCCAATTGCCAGAATCTAGAGCGATTGGCCTTATGTGGAAGTGATACTGTTGGTGATGCGGAGATTTCGTGCATTGCTGCAAAATGTATTGCATTGAAAAAGCTTTGCATCAAGAGTTGCCCTGTTTCGGATGAAGGAATGGAAGCACTTGCGAGTGGATGCCCAAATTTGGTGAAAGTAAAGGTCAAGAAGTGTAAAGCAGTGACTTGTGATGGTGCAGATTGGTTGAGGGCAAGTAGAGGGTCGCTTGCTGTTAATTTGGACACTGTTGAACCTGAACCTCAGGACGCAAGTGCTAGCGATCGTGGGGCACAGGAAAATGTTGTTGAGTTTGCTTCCGTGGTTGTGGCTGCGCCTATTATTGCATCCAGAAACACTGGAAGATCTGCCTCATTTAAGTCAAGGTTGGCTTGCACTTTGAGAAGGTTGTCAGGTGGTAACAGCAGTTCTCGAAACATTTCCTAA
- the LOC120000970 gene encoding MFP1 attachment factor 1-like yields the protein MADPETSIPTAPAPDQDSKPPAPDQDSKPPAPTVEPEEAQPKDPVSDKHEPKKPSGISLSIWPPSQRTRDAVIARLIETLSSQSVLSKRYGTISESEAQEVARLIEEEAFAVAGGFGSADDDGIEILQVYSKEISKRMLEKVKARAGSVTGSVDAIASQTQSPSEAPTKASEEKSSAETEA from the coding sequence ATGGCCGATCCAGAAACTTCGATACCTACAGCACCAGCACCAGATCAAGACTCCAAGCCACCGGCGCCAGACCAAGACTCCAAGCCGCCGGCACCTACTGTGGAGCCGGAGGAGGCACAGCCTAAAGATCCTGTATCAGATAAACATGAGCCTAAGAAGCCTAGCGGTATCTCACTCAGCATTTGGCCACCATCGCAGCGCACTCGTGACGCCGTGATTGCTCGCTTAATTGAGACCCTCTCCTCGCAATCTGTGCTTTCGAAGCGCTATGGAACTATTTCAGAAAGTGAGGCGCAGGAGGTCGCTCGTCTCATCGAGGAAGAGGCATTTGCTGTGGCTGGTGGTTTCGGATCCGCCGATGATGATGGCATTGAGATCCTGCAGGTTTACTCCAAGGAGATCAGCAAGCGCATGCTTGAGAAGGTCAAGGCGAGGGCGGGTTCAGTAACTGGTTCCGTGGATGCCATTGCGTCGCAGACGCAGAGTCCCAGTGAGGCCCCCACAAAAGCTAGTGAGGAGAAATCATCTGCCGAGACGGAGGCTTGA
- the LOC120001066 gene encoding probable inactive receptor kinase At5g67200 has product MKWTNHTSASEDHNIQHTESAEKSTFASSSPPAMATPLLRWLFFHYSILVLSTISLIVVDSASPGGSLNLLEPSDADALLAFKSKADLHDGIRFSHRTSFHFCQWQGVLCQQHAVVRLVIENLDLGGVFASDTLTRLGQLRVLSLQNNSLTGPIPNLSGFVNLKSLFLDHNSFTGTLPPSVLSLHRLRTLDVSYNNLTGPLPALLTSLDRIYYLRLEWNRFNGTVPPLNQSSLEIFNVSGNNLSGTVPVTPTLLRFGVSSFSMNPGLCGEIINIECNPSPPFFNPSVSATAPPPKSLALGQTAELHGVDLSRRSPEKRRRTAVIIGFSTGVFVLIGSLFCFVFAIKKQRKQNQEKESSTALVANDAAATAEAAVAIQAEQENELEEKVKRVQGLQLEKSGSLMFCAGEAQLYTLEHLMRASAEFLGRGTIGTTYKAVLDNRLIVSVKRLDANKLAGTSKETFQSHMESVGGLRHPNLVPLRAYFQAREERLLIYDYQPNGSLFSLMHGSKSTRARPLHWTSCLKIAEDIAQGLSYIHQAWRLVHGNLKSSNVLLGPDFEACVVDYCLAALAVSDNDVPEAAASSYKAPETRNSNHQATAKSDVYSYGVLLLELLTGKTPSQHPHLVPEEMVSWVRAGRGDDGGDDDRLVMLIEVAVACSLTSPEQRPTMWQVLKMLQEIKEAVAMEDSELDPHSGLS; this is encoded by the exons ATGAAATGGACCAATCACACCTCTGCCTCCGAAGACCACAACATACAACATACAGAGTCTGCTGAGAAGTCTACTTTTGCTTCCTCATCTCCTCCAGCAATGGCAACGCCACTACTCAGATGGCTTTTCTTTCACTATTCTATTCTTGTTTTGTCCACGATATCCCTCATAGTAGTTGATTCTGCCTCTCCTGGTGGTTCGCTTAATTTGTTAGAACCCTCGGATGCTGATGCTCTGCTCGCATTCAAATCCAAAGCAGATTTACATGATGGAATCCGGTTCTCGCATCGCACGAGCTTTCACTTCTGTCAATGGCAAGGCGTGCTGTGCCAACAGCACGCAGTGGTCCGTCTGGTTATCGAAAACTTGGATCTCGGTGGCGTTTTCGCCTCTGACACATTGACTCGGCTTGGCCAGCTCCGTGTTCTGAGTCTTCAGAACAACTCGCTCACTGGACCCATCCCGAATCTCTCCGGTTTCGTCAATCTCAAATCCCTCTTTCTCGATCACAACTCCTTTACGGGTACTCTTCCTCCTTCAGTATTGTCCCTTCATCGACTCCGAACCTTGGATGTCTCCTACAACAATCTCACAGGTCCATTACCTGCTCTGTTAACTTCACTGGACCGGATATACTATCTCCGGCTCGAGTGGAACCGGTTCAACGGCACTGTTCCCCCACTGAACCAGTCCTCTCTTGAAATCTTCAACGTTTCAGGGAACAATCTCAGTGGTACAGTACCAGTAACACCTACATTACTTCGATTTGGAGTCTCCTCTTTCTCCATGAACCCTGGTCTTTGCGGCGAAATCATAAATATAGAATGCAACCCTAGCCCTCCATTTTTCAATCCATCGGTTTCGGCAACAGCGCCGCCGCCAAAATCGTTGGCGCTTGGGCAAACCGCAGAGCTCCACGGCGTCGATTTGAGTCGACGGAGTCCAGAGAAGCGCAGAAGGACTGCAGTGATCATCGGGTTCTCGACTGGAGTTTTTGTTCTAATAGGCTCCCTATTCTGCTTCGTTTTCGCAATCAAGAAACAGAGAAAGCAAAATCAAGAGAAGGAATCATCAACTGCCTTGGTAGCAAACGATGCGGCGGCTACGGCCGAAGCCGCGGTTGCAATCCAAGCAGAGCAAGAGAATGAGCTGGAAGAGAAGGTCAAGAGAGTGCAAGGACTGCAATTGGAGAAGAGTGGGAGTTTAATGTTCTGCGCGGGTGAGGCACAGCTGTATACGCTGGAGCATCTAATGAGAGCTTCGGCAGAGTTCCTAGGGAGAGGGACGATTGGGACGACATACAAGGCCGTGCTTGATAACCGTCTGATCGTGAGCGTTAAACGGCTTGATGCGAATAAATTGGCAGGTACAAGCAAGGAAACATTTCAGAGTCACATGGAATCCGTCGGTGGACTCCGGCATCCAAATTTGGTTCCTCTTAGAGCGTATTTTCAGGCCAGAGAAGAGAGGTTACTCATCTACGATTACCAGCCCAACGGCAGTCTCTTCTCTCTCATGCACG GTTCAAAATCAACGAGAGCAAGGCCACTGCATTGGACATCATGCTTGAAAATAGCAGAGGACATAGCGCAAGGTCTCTCCTACATTCACCAAGCATGGAGGCTTGTCCATGGCAATCTCAAGTCCTCCAACGTCCTCCTGGGGCCTGACTTCGAGGCCTGTGTTGTCGACTATTGCCTTGCAGCCCTCGCAGTTTCAGACAATGATGTCCCTGAAGCTGCTGCCTCATCGTACAAAGCTCCTGAAACTCGCAATTCAAACCACCAAGCAACTGCTAAATCCGATGTCTATTCATATGGAGTTCTGCTGCTGGAGCTCTTAACAGGGAAGACTCCGTCGCAACACCCGCATTTGGTGCCTGAAGAAATGGTGAGTTGGGTTAGGGCGGGTAGGGGGGATGATGGTGGGGATGATGATAGACTTGTAATGCTTATTGAGGTGGCCGTGGCTTGTAGTTTGACGTCTCCAGAGCAGAGGCCCACTATGTGGCAAGTATTGAAGATGTTACAGGAGATTAAAGAGGCTGTGGCCATGGAGGATTCTGAATTGGACCCACATTCTGGGTTGTCATGA
- the LOC120000969 gene encoding putative cyclin-A3-1 isoform X1 yields MADQENVRITRAAKRRAAVNTEELPVSKKRVVLGELSNVLNVVVSVNPSLGNEPQKRKSRAKAKAKKALVSTKVKSTTEDVGEKPDIDVGSDDPKMCGPYATDICDYLHKMEVESKRRPLPDYIEKVQKDVTPNMRGILVDWLVDVAEEYKLLSDTLYLAITYIDRFLSSNVLNRQKLQLLGVSSMLIASKYEEISPKSVEEFCYITDNTYTKDEVVKMEACILKSLKFELGNTTIKTFLRRFIRIAQEDDKNLNLQLEFLSYYLAELSLLDYECIKFLPSLVAASVIFLARFMMQPKLYPWNLMLQKFLGYRTGDMKDCVLIIHNLYLSRRGGGLRVVREKYKQHKFKCVATIPSPPEIPASFLEDLKE; encoded by the exons ATGGCTGACCAGGAGAATGTGCGCATCACTCGGGCTGCCAAGAGGAGGGCGGCGGTGAACACGGAGGAGCTGCCGGTGTCCAAGAAGCGGGTGGTGTTGGGGGAGTTGTCGAACGTGTTGAACGTCGTCGTTTCGGTGAATCCCAGTTTGGGAAATGAGCCGCAGAAGAGGAAATCTAGGGCAAAAGCCAAGGCAAAGAAGGCTTTGGTGAGTACGAAGGTGAAGTCAACGACGGAGGATGTTGGTGAGAAGCCTGATATCGATGTCGGGTCTGATGATCCTAAGATGTGCGGGCCTTATGCGACGGACATATGTGACTATCTGCATAAGATGGAG GTGGAATCAAAGAGAAGACCATTACCTGATTACATTGAGAAAGTGCAAAAGGATGTCACTCCCAATATGAGAGGGATTCTGGTGGATTGGTTAGTTGATGTTGCAGAGGAATACAAGCTTCTCTCTGATACTCTGTATCTTGCCATTACTTATATTGATAGATTCCTATCCTCAAATGTCCTCAACAGGCAGAAGCTTCAGTTGTTGGGCGTGTCTTCAATGCTCATTGCCTC aaaatatgaagaaatcAGCCCTAAAAGTGTGGAAGAGTTTTGCTACATTACAGATAATACTTACACCAAGGATGAG GTGGTGAAGATGGAGGCTTGTATACTTAAGTCCTTGAAGTTTGAATTGGGGAATACTACTATAAAGACATTTCTAAG GAGATTCATCAGGATTGCACAAGAGGATGACAAA AATTTAAACTTGCAACTTGAGTTCCTGAGCTACTACCTTGCCGAGTTAAGCTTGCTGGACTACGAATGCATAAAATTTTTACCTTCTTTAGTGGCTGCCTCGGTTATTTTTCTAGCCAGATTTATGATGCAACCTAAATTGTATCCTTGG AACTTGATGCTGCAAAAATTCTTGGGTTATAGGACAGGTGATATGAAGGATTGTGTCCTCATAATACACAATTTGTACCTGAGCAGACGTGGAGGGGGATTACGAGTTGTGAGAGAAAAGTACAAGCAACATAAG TTCAAATGCGTGGCAACCATTCCTTCTCCTCCAGAAATACCAGCTTCCTTTTTGGAAGATTTGAAGGAATGA
- the LOC120000322 gene encoding cysteine proteinase RD21A-like translates to MGPFRSSAAVPAILLFVLFTVSSAMDMSIISYDQTHGVKSSWRTDDEVMALYEEWLVKHGKAYNAIGEKEKRFEVFKDNLRFIDEHNSEEEKSYKVGLNKFADLTNEEYRSMYLGAKSRKTNRKPSDRYAPRLGDSLPDFVDWRKEGAVPEVKDQGSCGSCWAFSTIGAVEGINKIVTGELITLSEQELVDCDTSYNEGCNGGLMDYAFQFIINNGGIDSDEDYPYKAYDGRCDPYRKNAKVVSIDSYEDVPAYDEASLKTAVANQPISIAIEAGGRTWQLYESGIYTGQCGTALDHGVVAVGYGTENGKDYWIVRNSWGKSWGEAGYIRMERNIAARSGKCGIAIEPSYPIKKGQNPPNPGPSPPSPVTPPTVCDSYYTCPESNTCCCVYQYGSYCFAWGCCPLDGATCCDDHYSCCPHDYPVCNINEGTCLTSKNNPLGIKALRRTPAKPYWAHGSEGKANTA, encoded by the exons ATGGGTCCGTTCAGATCGTCAGCCGCCGTGCCCGCTATCTTGCTGTTCGTGCTGTTCACAGTATCATCGGCCATGGACATGTCGATCATTTCGTACGACCAAACTCATGGAGTCAAATCGAGCTGGAGGACCGACGACGAGGTCATGGCCTTGTACGAGGAGTGGCTTGTGAAGCATGGAAAGGCGTACAACGCAATcggagagaaggagaagaggtTTGAGGTCTTCAAGGACAATCTCAGGTTCATCGACGAGCATAACTCGGAGGAGGAGAAGAGTTACAAGGTCGGTTTGAACAAGTTCGCCGATCTGACCAACGAGGAGTACAGGTCCATGTACCTAGGTGCCAAATCTAGGAAGACGAACCGAAAACCAAGCGATCGGTATGCGCCACGTCTCGGTGATTCGTTGCCGGATTTCGTCGACTGGAGGAAGGAAGGTGCCGTCCCCGAGGTCAAAGATCAGGGAAGTTGCG GGAGTTGTTGGGCGTTCTCAACGATTGGTGCAGTAGAAGGGATTAATAAGATAGTTACTGGTGAATTGATCACTCTATCGGAGCAGGAGCTGGTCGACTGTGATACATCATATAACGAGGGATGCAATGGTGGTTTAATGGACTATGCATTTCAGTTCATCATCAACAATGGTGGGATTGACTCGGATGAAGATTATCCGTACAAGGCTTATGATGGTCGTTGTGACCCCTACAGG AAAAATGCTAAGGTGGTTTCCATTGATTCCTATGAAGATGTCCCTGCATATGACGAGGCCTCACTGAAAACTGCAGTTGCAAATCAGCCAATTAGCATTGCCATTGAAGCAGGTGGCAGAACTTGGCAGCTTTATGAATCG GGTATATACACAGGACAATGCGGTACAGCACTGGACCATGGTGTTGTGGCGGTTGGATATGGCACAGAGAATGGTAAAGATTATTGGATCGTGAGAAACTCGTGGGGCAAGAGTTGGGGAGAGGCAGGCTATATCAGGATGGAGCGAAATATTGCCGCTCGTAGTGGAAAGTGTGGAATTGCTATTGAACCTTCATATCCCATCAAGAAGGGCCAGAATCCCCCTAACCCAGGTCCATCTCCTCCATCGCCAGTAACCCCACCAACCGTTTGTGATAGTTACTACACATGTCCGGAGAGCAACACCTGCTGCTGTGTCTATCAATATGGCAGCTATTGCTTCGCATGGGGATGCTGCCCTCTCGATGGTGCCACTTGCTGCGATGATCACTATAGCTGCTGCCCTCATGACTACCCTGTCTGTAACATTAATGAGGGAACCTGTTTGACG AGCAAGAACAACCCGTTGGGCATCAAGGCACTGAGACGTACGCCTGCCAAGCCTTATTGGGCTCATGGAAGCGAAGGCAAAGCAAACACTGCATAA